A window of the Calditrichia bacterium genome harbors these coding sequences:
- a CDS encoding alpha/beta fold hydrolase yields the protein MPYIENSLYKPPALMRSAHLLTIYPSLFRKIRDVKYERERINTPEADYLDIDWSRIGSSKVAIISHGLEGHTQRSYVLGMVRALNKHGWDVAAWNFRGCSGEPNRLPQFYHSGSSDDLETVINHIRGLGKYEKIDLVGFSMGGNITLKYLGEKSGEVPQEIGRAVAFSVPCDLKNSSYKLDKLGNALYMRRFLRSLRVKIRQKAALFPDKLNDDGYRKIKNFKHFDDRYTAKLHGFRDAEDYWQQCSSLYYLKEIRIPALLVSARDDPFLSLECFPYKIANRHEYFFLETPKHGGHVGFVQFNSSGIYWSEQRAIQFLNHY from the coding sequence ATGCCTTATATTGAAAATAGCCTGTACAAACCACCGGCATTGATGCGCAGTGCACATTTGTTAACTATCTATCCATCCTTATTCCGTAAAATACGCGATGTGAAATATGAGCGCGAAAGAATCAACACGCCGGAAGCCGATTATCTGGATATCGATTGGTCGCGAATCGGATCGTCGAAAGTTGCGATTATTTCACACGGATTGGAAGGGCACACTCAACGCAGTTATGTATTGGGAATGGTTCGGGCGCTGAACAAACATGGTTGGGATGTGGCGGCGTGGAATTTCCGCGGTTGCAGCGGTGAGCCGAACCGGTTGCCGCAATTTTATCACAGCGGCTCCAGCGACGATCTGGAAACGGTGATCAACCATATTCGCGGACTCGGCAAATATGAAAAAATTGATCTCGTCGGGTTTAGCATGGGCGGAAATATCACCCTGAAATATCTCGGTGAAAAATCCGGCGAAGTGCCGCAGGAAATTGGGCGAGCGGTTGCTTTTTCCGTGCCTTGCGATCTCAAAAATTCCTCATATAAACTGGACAAATTGGGAAATGCGCTTTACATGAGACGGTTTCTGCGATCGCTGCGCGTAAAAATTCGCCAAAAAGCGGCGTTGTTTCCGGACAAGCTCAACGATGACGGCTATCGAAAAATCAAAAATTTTAAACATTTCGACGATCGCTATACTGCAAAATTGCATGGTTTCCGCGATGCAGAAGATTATTGGCAACAGTGCAGCAGCCTGTATTATCTCAAAGAAATCCGGATTCCCGCACTGCTGGTCAGCGCTCGGGACGATCCGTTTTTATCTCTGGAATGCTTTCCCTATAAAATTGCCAATCGCCACGAATATTTTTTTCTCGAAACGCCAAAACACGGCGGTCATGTGGGATTTGTGCAATTCAACAGCTCTGGCATTTATTGGTCGGAGCAGCGCGCAATTCAATTTCTCAATCATTATTAA
- a CDS encoding phosphatase PAP2 family protein, whose amino-acid sequence MINIFDISQKLSPVSISKLEDVGDILQYLLPWGALLAVALQGDKTAAWDWLIAGGLTTASTFLLKWLFNFTPLGRRPNGAPFSFPSGHTSSAFFGAAFFHFSIGWMWALLPYILAAFTGYTRIHAKKHWQRDVIAGAALAMGITFWVVAMR is encoded by the coding sequence GTGATTAATATTTTTGATATTTCACAAAAATTGTCGCCGGTATCGATCAGCAAATTGGAAGATGTTGGCGATATTTTGCAATATTTGCTGCCTTGGGGTGCGTTGCTGGCAGTTGCGTTGCAGGGCGATAAAACCGCAGCGTGGGATTGGCTGATCGCCGGCGGATTAACAACCGCCAGCACATTTTTGCTAAAATGGTTGTTCAATTTTACACCACTCGGACGACGACCCAACGGCGCACCGTTCAGTTTTCCCAGTGGTCACACTTCCAGCGCGTTTTTTGGTGCGGCGTTTTTTCATTTTTCAATCGGTTGGATGTGGGCGCTCTTGCCCTATATTTTGGCGGCGTTTACCGGTTACACCCGAATCCACGCCAAAAAACATTGGCAGCGCGACGTGATTGCGGGGGCTGCATTGGCAATGGGTATCACATTTTGGGTTGTTGCAATGCGTTGA
- the fdhD gene encoding formate dehydrogenase accessory sulfurtransferase FdhD → MRSEKVATVAIRRFDGTNFHTEDDLLVVEEPLEIRLGFGEPENRQQKSIAVTMRTPGNDLELAAGFLFGEGIINQKSDILSIDHCRDAGQQENPQNIVRVELTPNISPDLHQLERHFYTTSSCGICGKASIEAVRATGCELLPEAVPQVDLDMLLALPEKLKLSQPAFRHTGGLHAAGFFSATGELLWLREDVGRHNALDKLIGVALFSNKLPLPEGVILVSGRGGFELIQKMVRAGGQIFAAVGAPSNLAVELARQFRLTVVGFLRENRCNIYTFESRIRYPNS, encoded by the coding sequence ATGCGTTCCGAAAAAGTTGCCACAGTGGCGATTCGGCGATTTGATGGCACCAATTTCCACACCGAAGACGATTTGCTGGTGGTGGAAGAACCGCTGGAAATTCGGCTCGGGTTTGGCGAGCCGGAAAACCGGCAGCAAAAAAGCATCGCCGTAACCATGCGCACGCCCGGAAATGATCTGGAATTGGCAGCCGGATTTTTGTTCGGCGAAGGCATCATCAATCAGAAAAGCGATATTTTGAGCATCGACCATTGCCGCGATGCCGGTCAACAAGAGAATCCACAAAATATTGTTCGTGTTGAACTTACGCCGAATATATCTCCGGATTTACACCAGTTGGAGCGCCATTTTTATACCACTTCCAGCTGCGGGATTTGCGGCAAAGCAAGTATCGAAGCGGTTCGGGCAACCGGCTGTGAGTTGTTGCCGGAAGCCGTACCACAAGTTGATTTGGACATGCTGTTGGCTTTGCCGGAAAAACTGAAGTTATCGCAACCTGCATTCCGGCACACCGGCGGGTTACACGCTGCCGGATTTTTCAGTGCAACCGGTGAGTTGCTCTGGCTCCGCGAGGATGTCGGGCGGCACAATGCGTTGGATAAACTGATTGGCGTGGCGTTGTTTTCTAATAAATTGCCGTTGCCGGAAGGCGTAATTTTAGTCAGCGGGCGCGGCGGTTTCGAACTGATCCAAAAAATGGTGCGAGCCGGCGGACAAATTTTTGCGGCAGTTGGCGCGCCATCCAATCTTGCGGTGGAACTCGCCCGGCAATTCCGGCTGACGGTGGTTGGTTTTTTGCGGGAGAATCGATGTAATATCTACACTTTCGAATCGAGAATTCGTTACCCAAATTCATAA